One Rhodothermus bifroesti DNA window includes the following coding sequences:
- a CDS encoding UDP-glucose dehydrogenase family protein — protein sequence MKLAIIGTGYVGLVTGTCFAEMGNEVVCVDIDAQKVDKLKNGKLPIFEPGLEIFYERNRREGRLHFTTSLEEALPESEVIFLALPTPPGEDGSADLSYVLGVAQQIAAWMAAHPEAGYKIIVNKSTVPVGTADRVREIFESYGLRASEQFDVVSNPEFLREGVAVEDFMKPERVIIGTRSPRAAEVMTLLYEPFVRQGNPILVMDERSSEMTKYAANAFLATKITFMNEIANLCERVGANVDDVRRGIGLDSRIGKQFLYAGIGFGGSCFPKDVKALAHTAASHGYHFQILQAVLEVNERQRRVLVERVAHYFNQQLQGRRLAIWGLAFKPNTDDVREAPAHVIIRGLLDYGAELSVFDPEAMENTRAVFGDAIRYASGMYEALEGAEALLICTEWNEFRRPDFQRMRQLLARPLIFDGRNLYHPERMAQMGFEYYSIGRPHYPPHVNPSLDLLENITDGKVDA from the coding sequence TTGCCGAAATGGGCAACGAGGTGGTTTGCGTTGATATCGATGCCCAAAAAGTTGATAAGCTAAAAAACGGGAAGCTTCCTATTTTTGAGCCTGGCCTAGAGATCTTTTATGAGCGTAACCGCCGAGAAGGGCGTCTGCATTTTACCACTTCTTTGGAAGAAGCCTTGCCGGAAAGTGAAGTGATTTTTTTGGCGCTTCCCACGCCGCCTGGAGAAGATGGCTCCGCTGATCTATCGTACGTGCTTGGTGTAGCCCAGCAGATTGCCGCTTGGATGGCCGCACATCCTGAAGCGGGCTACAAAATTATTGTCAACAAAAGCACGGTGCCTGTGGGAACGGCTGACCGCGTGCGAGAAATTTTTGAATCCTATGGTCTGAGGGCAAGTGAGCAGTTTGACGTCGTTTCCAATCCTGAATTTTTGCGCGAAGGCGTGGCTGTAGAGGATTTTATGAAGCCCGAGCGCGTGATTATCGGTACGCGGAGTCCACGGGCAGCAGAAGTGATGACGCTGCTCTACGAACCGTTCGTCCGCCAAGGAAACCCTATTCTTGTCATGGACGAGCGGAGTTCGGAGATGACGAAATACGCGGCTAATGCGTTTCTAGCCACCAAGATTACCTTCATGAACGAGATAGCCAACCTATGCGAGCGTGTGGGCGCCAATGTCGACGATGTGCGTCGTGGCATTGGGCTCGACAGCCGTATCGGCAAGCAGTTTCTCTATGCAGGCATAGGCTTTGGCGGTAGCTGCTTCCCGAAAGACGTTAAGGCCTTGGCCCATACCGCTGCTTCGCACGGATATCACTTTCAGATTCTCCAAGCAGTACTGGAAGTGAACGAACGTCAGCGTCGGGTTTTGGTCGAGCGCGTGGCGCACTACTTTAATCAGCAGCTTCAGGGGCGGCGGCTGGCCATCTGGGGATTGGCCTTTAAGCCGAATACCGACGATGTGCGTGAAGCGCCGGCGCACGTTATTATTCGTGGACTTCTTGACTACGGCGCTGAGCTGAGCGTTTTTGATCCTGAGGCAATGGAAAACACCCGGGCCGTTTTTGGCGATGCAATTCGTTATGCTTCTGGAATGTATGAGGCCCTTGAAGGTGCCGAGGCGCTTTTGATCTGTACGGAGTGGAACGAGTTTCGACGCCCAGACTTTCAACGCATGCGCCAGCTTTTGGCTCGGCCGCTGATTTTTGATGGGCGCAATCTCTATCACCCGGAGCGGATGGCCCAAATGGGTTTTGAATACTACTCGATTGGCCGGCCACACTATCCGCCTCACGTAAACCCAAGCCTAGACCTACTGGAAAATATCACCGACGGAAAAGTAGACGCATGA
- a CDS encoding UDP-glucuronic acid decarboxylase family protein: MSRSPRTLITGGAGFIGSHLCERLLAEGHEVICMDNFITGSPDNIAHLIGHERFHFIHHDVTNFIYVEGPLDYVLHFASPASPVDYLKYPIQTLKVGALGTHKALGLAKAKGARFLLASTSEVYGDPLIHPQPETYWGNVNPVGLRGVYDEAKRFAEAMTMAYHRYHGVDVRIVRIFNTYGPRMRLDDGRALPTFMTQALKGEPLTVYGDGSQTRSFQYIDDLVEGIYRLLMSDYVGPVNIGNPEEISILEFAKEIIELTGSNSEIIFKPLPADDPKIRQPDITLARQVLGWEPKVSRREGLRRTLAYFKQRLGVATTVG, translated from the coding sequence ATGAGTCGTTCACCCCGTACGCTGATTACTGGAGGGGCCGGATTTATCGGCTCGCACCTATGCGAACGGCTGCTGGCCGAAGGCCACGAAGTGATCTGCATGGATAACTTCATCACCGGCTCTCCAGATAATATTGCGCACCTGATCGGTCATGAGCGGTTCCATTTTATTCACCACGATGTGACGAACTTTATCTATGTGGAGGGGCCCCTCGACTACGTGCTGCACTTTGCCAGTCCAGCCTCGCCCGTAGATTACCTCAAGTATCCGATCCAGACGCTCAAAGTAGGGGCCTTAGGAACACATAAGGCACTGGGACTGGCCAAAGCCAAAGGTGCACGCTTTCTGCTGGCCTCGACCAGTGAGGTTTACGGCGATCCGCTGATTCACCCCCAACCGGAGACCTACTGGGGAAACGTCAATCCGGTTGGATTGCGAGGCGTGTATGATGAGGCCAAACGTTTTGCCGAAGCGATGACCATGGCCTATCATCGCTACCATGGTGTTGACGTACGCATTGTGCGCATTTTTAATACCTATGGCCCGCGCATGCGGCTCGACGATGGGCGGGCACTGCCAACGTTTATGACCCAGGCGCTTAAAGGTGAGCCGCTCACAGTGTATGGCGACGGAAGCCAAACGCGATCGTTTCAATACATTGACGACTTGGTTGAGGGCATCTATCGCCTTTTGATGAGTGACTATGTGGGGCCAGTAAACATTGGGAATCCCGAAGAAATCTCGATTCTGGAATTTGCCAAAGAAATCATTGAACTAACGGGCAGCAACAGCGAGATCATCTTTAAACCCCTTCCGGCCGACGATCCTAAGATTCGTCAGCCCGATATTACGTTAGCGCGTCAGGTGCTAGGATGGGAACCTAAAGTCAGCCGACGCGAAGGATTGCGACGGACATTAGCGTACTTCAAACAACGCTTGGGTGTTGCCACAACAGTTGGGTAA
- a CDS encoding SLC13 family permease, giving the protein METLGWQAWVTLAAIIAMVVALVREVARPDLIFLGTLGLLLLSGVLTPKEAFAGFSNEAVLTVAALFVVAAGLQRTEALAFLDRLLFPRKPTVGRTILRMGSLVAALSGFLNNTPIVAMLMPRVQRWAERHDIAPSKLLIPLSYVTVAGGMITLIGTSTNLVVSGLLMQAGLPGLRLFDLTWVGLPVAVVVVLFLGLFGHRLLPNRKRDRVPFDEGLRECLFELRVTPGGRLEGKTIEEAGLRALGEAYLVHIRRSGRVIPAAPEQVLQGGDILVFVGAAQMIDRLLEREGLERALASVEENPKQALPLFEAVVAPSSNLVGKTLREVQFREHYGGVVLGIQRQGQRIMGSLGRIPIQAGDLLLIEARNGFDRRWNARRDEFYLVAPRRGERPRPRPRHAPVALAVFVGMVLLAGVFGVPLVTAAFTAALGMIATRCLSGSEARQALDMQVLVVIAAALGLGQAVSRSGLADFVGHGLVVLTASLGPLAAVGGILLATMLLTELLANNAAAALMVPIALSVAGELGLEPRMLAIVVAIGASAGFMTPFGYQTNLMVMSAGGYRFMDYVKAGAPVSMLVFLVSLIIIALRWL; this is encoded by the coding sequence ATGGAGACCTTGGGATGGCAGGCTTGGGTTACGCTTGCCGCTATCATTGCGATGGTGGTGGCCTTGGTGCGTGAGGTGGCGCGCCCGGATCTCATCTTTTTGGGTACGCTTGGACTTTTGCTGCTCTCCGGCGTGTTGACGCCCAAGGAAGCTTTCGCTGGCTTTTCCAATGAGGCTGTACTGACGGTAGCTGCGCTGTTTGTAGTGGCTGCGGGTTTACAACGCACCGAGGCGCTGGCTTTTCTGGATCGCTTACTCTTTCCCCGCAAACCCACTGTAGGGCGAACCATTCTCCGGATGGGTTCGCTGGTAGCAGCGCTTTCGGGCTTTTTAAACAATACACCCATCGTCGCCATGCTCATGCCGCGTGTGCAGCGGTGGGCCGAGCGGCATGATATTGCTCCCTCAAAGCTGCTTATCCCCCTTTCGTACGTCACTGTTGCTGGGGGCATGATCACACTGATTGGCACCTCGACCAACCTGGTCGTTTCGGGTTTGTTGATGCAGGCCGGACTGCCCGGACTGCGCTTGTTTGATTTGACATGGGTGGGGTTACCCGTAGCTGTGGTGGTTGTACTCTTTTTAGGGCTTTTCGGTCATCGCCTGCTCCCCAATCGAAAGCGAGACAGGGTGCCGTTTGACGAAGGACTGCGCGAGTGCCTTTTTGAGCTGCGTGTGACGCCTGGAGGACGCTTAGAAGGTAAAACGATCGAGGAAGCAGGTTTGCGTGCTTTGGGGGAAGCTTACCTGGTGCATATTCGCCGAAGTGGCCGCGTTATTCCGGCTGCCCCTGAGCAAGTGCTTCAGGGCGGCGACATTTTGGTGTTTGTTGGCGCTGCCCAGATGATCGATCGGCTGTTGGAGCGGGAAGGACTGGAACGCGCCCTAGCTTCGGTTGAGGAAAATCCCAAGCAGGCACTTCCCCTTTTTGAGGCCGTAGTGGCGCCCTCTTCAAACCTGGTAGGGAAAACGCTCCGGGAGGTGCAGTTTCGAGAACACTATGGTGGGGTAGTCCTAGGGATTCAGCGCCAGGGTCAGCGTATTATGGGTTCGCTGGGACGCATCCCGATCCAAGCCGGGGATTTGCTTTTGATTGAAGCCCGAAACGGATTTGATCGGCGCTGGAATGCCCGTCGGGACGAGTTTTACCTGGTGGCTCCTCGGCGCGGTGAGCGCCCGCGTCCGCGTCCACGGCATGCCCCGGTTGCGCTAGCTGTCTTTGTCGGAATGGTGCTCCTGGCTGGCGTCTTTGGAGTTCCTCTGGTTACAGCTGCATTTACGGCAGCCTTAGGAATGATTGCGACGCGTTGCCTCTCCGGTAGTGAAGCCCGTCAAGCTTTGGATATGCAGGTGCTGGTGGTCATTGCTGCAGCGTTAGGGCTTGGTCAGGCCGTTAGCCGCTCAGGCTTGGCCGATTTTGTAGGCCATGGCCTGGTGGTGTTGACCGCCAGTTTGGGTCCGCTTGCTGCCGTAGGAGGCATTTTGCTGGCAACTATGCTCCTTACCGAACTACTGGCCAACAATGCAGCTGCTGCCTTGATGGTACCTATTGCCCTTTCCGTGGCCGGCGAGTTAGGACTCGAGCCGCGAATGCTGGCCATCGTGGTTGCCATAGGAGCTTCAGCAGGTTTTATGACCCCCTTTGGCTACCAGACCAACCTTATGGTCATGTCGGCAGGGGGATATCGCTTTATGGACTACGTTAAGGCCGGAGCTCCAGTCTCCATGCTGGTCTTCCTGGTCAGCTTGATCATCATCGCTTTACGATGGCTATAA
- a CDS encoding bifunctional sulfate adenylyltransferase/adenylylsulfate kinase yields the protein MPTVTLIEPHGGTLCELIVPKSRQEVLKEKALTLPSLTLTPRQLCDLELLLNGGFSPLRGFLTRGDYDRVVEEMRLQNGLLWPIPVTLDVSEAVARTLNPGDEVALRDPTGLLLAVLHVEDVWKPDKLREAQQVFGTTSTEHPAVAYLMHEAGDYYVGGTLEGVQLPVHYDFKELRHTPAQLRAIFEARGWERVVAFQTRNPMHRAHKELTDRAAEEVGGHLLIHPVVGMTKPGDIDYYTRVRCYRKLLKYYPQDRAMLSLLPLAMRMGGPREALWHAIIRKNYGCTHLIVGRDHAGPGVDSSGKPFYGPYDAQELLQAHQEELGIGVIPFKMMVYVPDEDRYKPIDEVREGERTLDISGTELRRRLTSGEDIPAWFSYPEVVAELRRTHPPRHQQGFTVFFTGLSGSGKSTIANALMTRLLELTGRPVTLLDGDVVRTHLSKGLGFSKEDRSTNVRRIGYVASEITKHRGIAICAPIAPYEADRQYNRKLISSFGGYIEVYVDTPIEVCEQRDVKGLYAKARAGLITGFTGIDDPYEPPRNPEIICRTAEESVEQCVEKILEYLYREGYLRKEENNAL from the coding sequence ATGCCTACAGTAACGCTCATTGAACCCCATGGAGGGACGCTCTGCGAACTGATTGTCCCGAAGTCTCGGCAAGAAGTACTAAAAGAAAAAGCACTTACGCTGCCTTCGCTGACGCTTACACCCCGCCAGCTCTGCGACCTGGAGTTGCTACTCAATGGGGGTTTTTCGCCACTGCGTGGCTTTTTAACCCGAGGGGATTACGATCGGGTTGTTGAAGAGATGCGGCTTCAAAACGGACTGCTGTGGCCTATTCCAGTAACGCTGGACGTTTCGGAAGCCGTAGCCCGTACGCTTAATCCTGGCGATGAAGTAGCCTTGCGTGATCCAACTGGCTTGCTACTGGCTGTCTTACACGTTGAAGACGTCTGGAAACCTGACAAGTTGCGAGAAGCCCAGCAGGTCTTTGGCACCACAAGCACGGAACATCCAGCTGTAGCCTACCTGATGCACGAAGCGGGCGACTATTACGTGGGGGGGACGCTCGAAGGCGTGCAACTTCCGGTACATTACGATTTTAAGGAACTACGACATACCCCAGCACAGCTTCGGGCCATATTCGAAGCGCGGGGATGGGAACGGGTGGTGGCTTTCCAGACACGTAACCCCATGCACCGGGCACATAAGGAGCTGACCGATCGCGCAGCCGAAGAGGTCGGCGGCCACCTGCTCATCCATCCTGTTGTGGGCATGACCAAGCCTGGGGATATTGACTACTACACCCGCGTGCGCTGCTATCGCAAACTGCTCAAGTACTATCCCCAAGATCGGGCTATGCTCAGCCTCTTGCCCCTAGCCATGCGCATGGGTGGCCCACGTGAGGCCCTCTGGCACGCCATCATTCGGAAAAACTATGGCTGCACGCACCTAATCGTCGGTCGCGACCATGCCGGTCCAGGTGTCGATAGCAGCGGCAAGCCTTTCTATGGACCTTACGATGCACAAGAGCTCTTACAAGCCCATCAGGAAGAACTGGGTATTGGGGTGATTCCCTTCAAGATGATGGTCTACGTGCCCGACGAAGACCGCTATAAACCCATCGACGAGGTCCGAGAAGGAGAGCGCACGCTGGATATTTCTGGTACTGAATTGCGACGGCGTTTGACTTCAGGTGAAGATATCCCTGCGTGGTTCTCGTATCCTGAGGTGGTAGCCGAGCTGCGTCGTACCCATCCTCCACGCCATCAACAAGGCTTTACCGTATTTTTTACTGGTCTTTCCGGATCGGGCAAATCGACCATTGCCAACGCGCTCATGACGCGCCTATTGGAGCTAACGGGAAGGCCTGTTACGCTGCTTGATGGTGATGTGGTGCGTACGCACTTAAGCAAAGGCTTAGGCTTTTCTAAAGAGGATCGCTCTACTAATGTGCGGCGCATCGGCTACGTAGCCAGTGAAATCACCAAGCATCGGGGCATCGCAATTTGTGCGCCTATTGCACCCTACGAAGCCGATCGTCAGTACAACCGAAAGCTCATTAGCAGCTTCGGCGGGTATATTGAGGTATATGTAGATACGCCGATTGAGGTTTGCGAGCAGCGCGATGTTAAGGGGCTTTATGCAAAAGCCAGAGCAGGATTGATTACGGGCTTTACTGGCATTGACGACCCTTACGAGCCGCCCCGTAATCCTGAAATTATCTGCCGCACGGCCGAAGAGTCGGTCGAGCAGTGCGTTGAAAAAATCCTTGAGTACCTATATCGAGAAGGATACCTACGCAAAGAGGAAAACAACGCTTTGTAA
- a CDS encoding thioredoxin family protein — translation MRYVKCLGLLSLMLLPFLTAQAQSSLFDPAITAPIGWKRVEEAMAAAAKSGKRVLIDISAPWCPWCRRMQHEVYTDSAVASYLKAHFEFARLNGEDTARKLKFLGYELTEAELAQALGLTGYPTTVFLEPDGTYITRVPGFVPTDTFLQVLRFIGSGAYQKQSFEEFARRQ, via the coding sequence ATGCGCTACGTAAAATGCCTCGGCTTACTGAGCCTAATGCTGTTGCCTTTCCTAACGGCTCAGGCTCAGTCTTCGCTTTTCGACCCTGCCATCACGGCCCCTATTGGCTGGAAGCGTGTCGAGGAAGCCATGGCCGCTGCCGCCAAAAGCGGCAAAAGGGTGCTTATCGATATTTCAGCACCATGGTGCCCTTGGTGCCGTCGCATGCAGCATGAGGTGTATACCGACTCGGCTGTAGCGAGCTACCTGAAAGCGCACTTCGAGTTTGCCCGCTTAAACGGCGAAGACACTGCCCGCAAGCTCAAATTCTTAGGGTACGAGCTCACAGAGGCTGAACTGGCGCAGGCGTTGGGTCTAACGGGATACCCCACCACCGTTTTCCTAGAGCCAGACGGGACCTATATCACCCGTGTGCCTGGATTTGTGCCTACCGACACATTCCTTCAGGTGCTACGCTTCATTGGCTCTGGGGCTTACCAAAAGCAGAGCTTCGAGGAGTTTGCGCGCAGGCAGTGA
- a CDS encoding glycosyltransferase codes for MVGCDVCFALIGSVPHNSRALRQLRALVAMGLHVEVYAVAPPAELPIDLRTQAHYYPLPLPPGRGPRFFWKAHRAVFQAVRACRARVYHASDLFVLPALAKVARQHQGRLVFDARERYPYTPGTIGRPWAQRFWRALEAHYIRQVDLVLTVSEGLAIHLVRDYGIAPPLVLHNAPAEAARPDPEVSLRRRLQLPDQVVLFLFQGNLRPGRGCLLPLEVLPQVPRAVLVYLGDGPLAPVIRQRALALGVADRVHVLPPVLPDALLSVTASADVGLVLLEDVCLNLRLSLPNKLFEYLAAGVPVLASNLPELRRVVETYQVGCIVDPRNADALAAAMRRLVEDVALRRQLAINTGTAFAAHSWAQGALRFQEAYRKLLCAT; via the coding sequence ATGGTGGGCTGTGACGTATGCTTTGCCCTCATTGGGTCAGTGCCGCACAACAGTCGGGCGCTGCGGCAGCTGAGGGCTTTGGTAGCGATGGGTTTGCACGTTGAGGTTTATGCGGTAGCTCCACCAGCCGAGCTGCCTATCGATTTGCGTACGCAAGCTCATTACTATCCCTTGCCGCTGCCCCCAGGTCGGGGACCGCGTTTTTTTTGGAAAGCGCATCGCGCCGTATTTCAGGCCGTGCGTGCCTGTCGTGCCCGCGTGTACCATGCCAGTGATCTGTTTGTGCTTCCCGCCTTAGCTAAAGTGGCTCGCCAACATCAAGGCCGGCTGGTTTTTGATGCGCGTGAGCGTTATCCATATACACCGGGCACGATAGGTCGTCCTTGGGCCCAAAGGTTTTGGCGTGCGCTTGAAGCCCATTACATCCGGCAAGTCGATCTAGTGCTTACGGTAAGCGAAGGCTTGGCTATCCACTTGGTGCGCGATTATGGCATTGCGCCACCGCTTGTTTTGCATAATGCCCCTGCTGAGGCGGCTCGTCCTGACCCTGAAGTTTCCCTGCGGCGCCGGTTGCAACTTCCGGATCAGGTCGTGCTCTTTTTGTTTCAGGGGAATCTTCGACCTGGTCGGGGCTGTTTGCTTCCGCTCGAAGTGTTACCTCAAGTGCCCCGTGCCGTACTGGTCTACTTAGGCGACGGTCCATTAGCGCCAGTCATTCGCCAGCGTGCCCTGGCTTTGGGCGTGGCCGACCGAGTCCATGTACTTCCTCCTGTTTTGCCAGACGCTTTACTATCCGTTACGGCTTCGGCCGACGTAGGGTTAGTCCTGTTAGAAGATGTATGTCTCAACCTGCGGCTGTCGTTGCCCAATAAGCTGTTCGAATACCTAGCTGCTGGTGTGCCTGTACTGGCCAGCAACTTGCCAGAATTGCGCCGTGTGGTGGAAACCTATCAGGTAGGCTGCATCGTTGATCCCCGAAATGCTGATGCGCTTGCTGCAGCCATGAGGCGCCTGGTTGAAGATGTGGCGCTGCGGCGTCAGTTGGCCATCAACACGGGCACAGCATTTGCAGCCCATAGCTGGGCCCAAGGGGCTCTCCGTTTTCAAGAAGCTTACCGAAAATTGCTATGCGCTACGTAA
- a CDS encoding sensor histidine kinase, which yields MTPTTARCGLLGWGKLLGRSFSLWMLLTFSGSVGTLYAQEGLYQLHAGFPLHLVHYGPETYGQFPQNWAVVQDHRGVIYVANYDGILEFDGVRWRLLPVLSRTVVRSLDVDASGRLYVGAQGEFGYVWTDSLGTLRYTSLVQAIADSVDRDFWDVWSVRVTPEGVYFQTHKRLFLWDGSALRVWRASTRFHTAFAVRGRFYVRQDSIGLQTIKQGRLHLVPRGEHFAHRRIYAMMPYGTDQILIATREDGLWLYDGQTLQPFPSEADPLLRSYPLYHGCAMPGGFYALATLGGGVVVIDRQGRLMQVINETAGLPDGWVNYVYTDRQGSLWMALNSRGLARADAVPYLSVFDKRLGLEGFMYQITYKDDTLYAATSTGLFYRPMHQRRFEKIDGIGSQVFGILYIGDQMIIATGEGLRTYKRPSLLRKISSGLTYSLSDLNHFIAVGSSSGLLIFRYNSDTSFWYSDLIKKISLRREVLRVVQENHTLWLSLRGGRVAQLQFPQGWESEPIITEYGLEDGLPGSEVQLALLGERVLFFTKEGIFRFNPDQKPAFQPYEALMAPGHEGHEELLALVVDFERKVWLVFPTHVDIARLQPDGSYRFETPLVLHYPSWGWPVQIFVDREGIVWIGNRDQLIRYDPRLPLPEGVALEPPSVLIRRITSGDRVLFGGTFVGSDGRLSAQPPPEFVLEVPYAFNDLHFEFALPSFIRAEENRYQFRLEGVDEGWSDWTAATQRLYPNLWEGTYRFHVRARNAWGFTTPVATIVIRVLPPWYRTWWAYMAYVLLTVTTIGLAWRHYRVQQAAQRIQQSLISEDRINYLTWRVQELSRQLRDANAAKETLLSTTSHELRTPLSSILGFAAVLKEETDKPHHHEFLELIEESGQRLLETINAILDLAQLRAGAMMLHRVPVDVGEKVQEVHRLMSALAQKKGLTFTVKLPETPVYAMLDPKALERVLINLVSNAIKFTEAGSVEIVVDASPTQVAIAVRDTGVGIAEEFMPHLFEEFRQESSGLDRAYEGSGLGLAIVAQLVRLMEGTVTVQSKKGEGSTFTVTFARVAVPTTQSDPKARAYISTS from the coding sequence ATGACGCCTACGACTGCACGGTGTGGACTGCTGGGATGGGGAAAGCTGCTCGGACGCAGCTTCAGCTTATGGATGCTCTTAACCTTTTCCGGGAGTGTGGGGACGCTCTATGCCCAGGAGGGACTATATCAACTGCATGCTGGCTTTCCGCTACACCTGGTGCATTATGGCCCAGAGACGTACGGGCAGTTCCCGCAAAATTGGGCAGTGGTACAGGATCACCGTGGCGTGATCTACGTGGCCAACTATGATGGCATTCTGGAATTCGACGGTGTGCGCTGGCGCTTACTGCCAGTCTTGTCTCGCACGGTGGTACGCTCGTTAGACGTGGACGCTTCCGGAAGGCTTTATGTGGGCGCACAGGGGGAGTTTGGCTATGTGTGGACCGATTCTTTAGGCACGCTGCGGTACACTTCGCTGGTGCAAGCTATTGCCGACTCAGTAGACCGTGACTTTTGGGACGTCTGGAGCGTGCGGGTTACGCCAGAGGGCGTGTACTTTCAGACGCATAAGCGGCTTTTTCTGTGGGATGGGAGTGCGCTCCGCGTCTGGCGTGCCTCCACCCGCTTTCATACGGCTTTTGCAGTACGGGGACGGTTTTATGTGCGGCAAGACAGCATTGGGCTGCAGACCATCAAGCAGGGTAGACTACACCTGGTGCCTAGGGGTGAGCACTTTGCCCATCGGCGTATTTATGCCATGATGCCTTACGGTACCGATCAAATTTTGATTGCAACGCGCGAAGATGGGCTTTGGCTGTATGATGGACAAACGTTGCAGCCCTTTCCAAGCGAGGCCGACCCCTTGCTTCGGTCCTATCCGCTCTACCACGGCTGTGCTATGCCTGGAGGATTTTATGCGCTCGCTACACTAGGGGGAGGAGTAGTAGTGATCGACCGACAAGGACGGCTCATGCAGGTTATTAACGAAACAGCGGGCCTTCCAGATGGCTGGGTAAACTATGTGTATACCGATCGTCAAGGAAGCCTATGGATGGCGCTGAACAGTCGTGGCCTTGCCCGTGCCGACGCAGTGCCCTATCTGTCGGTGTTCGATAAACGACTAGGGCTAGAGGGGTTTATGTATCAAATTACGTATAAGGACGATACTTTATATGCTGCCACAAGTACAGGGCTCTTTTATCGTCCGATGCATCAACGGAGGTTTGAGAAGATAGACGGTATTGGGTCTCAAGTTTTTGGTATTCTGTATATTGGTGATCAAATGATTATAGCCACAGGAGAGGGTTTAAGGACTTACAAAAGACCTTCCTTATTAAGGAAAATATCTTCAGGCTTGACCTATTCATTAAGTGATTTGAATCATTTTATTGCAGTAGGCTCAAGTAGTGGGTTACTTATTTTTAGATATAATTCTGATACTAGCTTTTGGTATAGCGACCTTATAAAAAAAATTTCTTTACGTAGAGAAGTACTCAGAGTTGTTCAGGAAAATCATACCCTTTGGCTAAGTTTGCGAGGGGGGCGGGTGGCCCAGCTGCAGTTTCCACAGGGATGGGAAAGTGAGCCCATTATTACAGAGTATGGGCTGGAAGATGGGCTGCCGGGAAGCGAAGTGCAGCTGGCTTTGTTGGGTGAGAGGGTGCTTTTTTTTACCAAAGAGGGGATTTTTCGCTTTAATCCAGATCAAAAGCCGGCTTTTCAGCCTTACGAAGCGTTGATGGCTCCAGGGCATGAGGGTCATGAAGAACTACTTGCCTTGGTTGTGGATTTTGAGCGGAAGGTCTGGCTTGTTTTTCCAACGCACGTTGACATTGCACGGCTGCAGCCGGACGGCAGCTATCGTTTTGAGACGCCTTTGGTGCTGCATTACCCTTCATGGGGGTGGCCGGTACAGATTTTTGTAGATCGCGAAGGGATTGTCTGGATTGGCAACCGAGATCAGCTGATTCGCTATGATCCACGTTTGCCCCTCCCAGAAGGAGTAGCGCTTGAACCGCCGTCGGTACTTATTCGGCGCATTACTTCGGGCGACCGGGTGCTGTTTGGCGGAACCTTTGTGGGATCAGACGGGCGCCTTTCGGCACAGCCGCCGCCTGAGTTTGTGCTTGAAGTCCCTTATGCCTTTAACGATCTGCATTTTGAATTTGCGCTACCTAGTTTTATTCGAGCCGAAGAAAACCGGTATCAGTTTCGTCTGGAAGGAGTAGACGAAGGGTGGTCGGATTGGACAGCGGCTACGCAGCGGCTGTATCCCAATCTTTGGGAAGGGACGTATCGCTTTCATGTGCGGGCGCGCAACGCCTGGGGATTTACCACGCCAGTAGCCACTATTGTGATCCGGGTATTGCCCCCCTGGTACCGTACTTGGTGGGCCTATATGGCTTATGTGCTACTAACTGTTACCACCATCGGGCTAGCATGGCGGCACTACCGGGTGCAGCAGGCAGCCCAGCGGATTCAGCAGTCGTTGATTTCTGAAGATCGGATCAACTACCTCACGTGGCGTGTGCAGGAGCTCAGTCGCCAGCTTAGAGATGCCAACGCGGCCAAGGAGACGTTGCTTTCAACCACTTCGCACGAGCTGCGCACGCCGCTTTCGTCTATTCTGGGATTTGCTGCTGTGCTAAAAGAGGAAACCGATAAGCCCCATCACCACGAATTTTTAGAATTGATCGAAGAAAGTGGGCAGCGCTTACTAGAAACAATCAATGCCATTTTAGATTTGGCTCAGCTCCGTGCAGGAGCCATGATGCTGCATCGGGTGCCCGTCGACGTAGGAGAAAAGGTGCAGGAAGTGCATCGGCTCATGAGCGCCCTGGCCCAAAAGAAAGGGTTAACCTTTACCGTAAAGCTGCCAGAGACGCCTGTGTACGCGATGCTGGATCCCAAAGCGCTAGAACGCGTGCTCATTAACTTGGTCAGTAATGCGATCAAGTTTACAGAAGCTGGATCGGTAGAGATTGTCGTTGATGCTTCACCAACCCAGGTAGCCATTGCGGTGCGGGATACCGGTGTTGGCATTGCAGAGGAATTTATGCCGCACCTGTTTGAGGAGTTTCGCCAAGAGTCGTCAGGATTGGATCGGGCGTATGAAGGCAGCGGATTGGGTTTGGCCATTGTGGCCCAGTTAGTGCGGCTGATGGAAGGTACGGTGACGGTGCAGAGTAAAAAAGGTGAAGGTAGTACGTTTACGGTAACGTTTGCCCGGGTAGCAGTGCCTACAACGCAATCGGATCCCAAAGCGCGCGCGTACATTTCAACCTCATGA